In Deltaproteobacteria bacterium, the following proteins share a genomic window:
- a CDS encoding CoB--CoM heterodisulfide reductase iron-sulfur subunit B family protein, with product MKVSYYPGCSLEETAASFDQSVRQVCSHLDVVLEEIPDWACCGSSPALKMDHLLSLSLASHNLALAQRQQLEEVVIPCPFCFRRLLSAQQEGLSDPKTRQEVQEVIGADLNDHLKVKSLLGFLRYGLGLETIGGKVRKPLKGLKVLPYYGCYLVKPANVTHFDDPENPVSMDQLLTALGAEVLPWDFKTECCGAGLAVTKTDTVGELSGRIIREAAYRKADALVVACQLCQANLDMRQSQIAKRHGTRYHLPVIYFTQLMGLAFGLPYRELGLQHHLTSPKAMLKAKGVIS from the coding sequence ATGAAAGTCAGCTATTATCCCGGGTGTTCTTTGGAAGAGACCGCGGCCTCCTTCGATCAATCGGTCCGCCAGGTCTGTTCCCACCTGGATGTGGTCCTGGAAGAGATCCCTGATTGGGCCTGCTGCGGCAGTTCTCCGGCCCTGAAGATGGACCACCTGCTCTCCCTCTCCCTGGCGTCCCACAATCTGGCCCTGGCCCAAAGGCAGCAATTGGAAGAGGTGGTGATTCCCTGCCCCTTTTGCTTCCGTCGACTCCTGAGCGCCCAGCAAGAGGGCCTTTCGGATCCCAAAACCCGTCAAGAGGTCCAGGAGGTAATCGGGGCGGATCTGAACGATCATCTGAAGGTGAAAAGTTTATTAGGATTTCTGCGGTATGGCCTGGGGCTTGAGACCATCGGCGGCAAGGTCCGAAAGCCGCTGAAGGGACTCAAAGTGCTGCCTTATTACGGTTGCTATCTGGTTAAGCCGGCCAATGTAACCCACTTTGATGATCCTGAAAATCCGGTTTCGATGGATCAGCTCTTAACCGCCTTGGGGGCCGAGGTCCTGCCCTGGGACTTCAAGACCGAATGCTGCGGTGCCGGCCTGGCGGTCACCAAGACCGATACCGTTGGCGAGCTGAGCGGACGTATCATCCGGGAGGCGGCCTATCGAAAGGCCGATGCCCTGGTAGTGGCCTGCCAGCTCTGCCAGGCCAATCTGGATATGCGCCAGTCCCAAATCGCTAAAAGACACGGCACCCGATACCACCTGCCGGTTATCTATTTTACGCAGCTCATGGGCCTGGCTTTCGGTCTGCCCTACCGGGAGCTGGGCCTGCAACACCACCTGACCAGTCCCAAAGCGATGCTCAAAGCAAAGGGTGTTATTTCATGA